GCACGTAGAGACGGATCACCGGTGCAAGGGGTGCGCCCATACGGGGCGGTTGAAGAAGTTCTTTAAAGATATGGGTGTACAGTACCATTTCGAAAAGATAAAGATACTGGATAAAGATACTAAGACGACATCATGTTTCTGGTGCTCCTGGAACAGGAGGAAGGCACTCTTCATGGCGGCTGACAGGTTAGGCTGCAATAAGGTGGCGCTGGGCCACCATGCGGATGACATAATAGAAACGCTCTTTCTCAATATATTCTACCATGGTGAATTCTCGGCGATGAACCCCAGGCAGGAGCTCTTCGGGGGGCGTCTTACCATAATACGCCCTTTATGCTACGTGGAGGAGAACGCCATGCGCAAATTTGCCAGGGAGAGCGATTTCCCGCCGCAGACGTGCGCCTGCCCGAATTCGCAGGTCTCGAAGCGCCGCGCTGTCAAAAAGATGATAAGCGAGATCGAGAAGGACTGCGAATATGTAAAGAAGAACATATTCAGGAGCATCACGCGTATAAATAAAGAGTATACACAGATCAAAGGGTCTGTGGATGATTATGATTAAAAATCAAATGACGGAAGGGGGTGAATCATAATGGCGGAGAAAGTCGCAAAGGTAGGTATAAAGCGCAAAAAGGGATATCTCTATTACGTCGATAAGAAGGGCAACGTAGTTGAGACGAAGATGGCGAGAGGTAAATCCAAGGGCGGCGGCGGTAAGGTCATCGCGCGTCCGGGCGTGAAGAAGGTAAAAGGTTACCTCTACTTCATCGACAAAAAGGGAGATGTCGGCAGGGCGAAGATGAGAAGGGGCGGGAGGAAGTAACCGCTTCCTGGTATAACAGTAGCAAGAGGACAGGGTAAGCGTTTTGCGCTTATTCTGTCCTCTTGTGTTATTTTTACATATATGCTAATATTACCCTAATACCATAATATATATGAACGAACGGGATGTTATATTCATAAAAGGCGCGCGGGAACATAACCTGAAGGGTCTCGACCTGGAGATACCCCGCAGGAAACTCGTAGTCGTCACGGGCCTCTCCGGCTCCGGGAAGTCGTCGCTTGCATTCGACACCATCTACGCCGAAGGGCAGCGCAGGTATGTGGAGAGCCTCTCCAGTTATGCCAGGCAGTTCCTCGAACAGCTGCAGAAACCAGACGTCGAATATATCGAAGGGTTGTCGCCGGCTATAAGTATAGAGCAGAGGACGGCCGGCTCGAACCCCCGTTCTACGGTGGGGACGCAGACCGAGATCTATGATTACCTGCGGCTCCTCTTCGCGCGGATAGGCATGCCCCATTGCCCGGTTTGCGGCAAGCCGATAACCAGGCAGACGTCGCAGGAGATCGTCGAACAGATCACCGCCCTGCCGCCGGGGACCAAGGTCCTGATACTAGCGCCGCTCGTGCGCGGTAAGAAGGGGGAGTACAGAGACATCTTCCAGAAGGTGAGAAAAGACGGGTTTGTCAGAGTGCGCGTTGACGGCAAGATAACGGAACTGGAAAAGAAGATAGCTCTGGATAAGAACAAAAAACACACTATAGAGATAGTGGTTGACCGTCTCGTCCTGAAAGATGACGCAAAGAAGCGCCTCACCGATTCGGTCGAGACGGCCCTCGAGGCCGGCGGGCGTCTCGTGATCGTTTCGACGGAAGATAGCGGCGGATACAGAGACCGTCTCTTCAACGAACAGTATGCCTGCGCGGACTGCGGGGTGAGCATAGAAGAGATAGAGCCGAGGATATTCTCCTTCAACTCCCCGTACGGCGCCTGCCAGGTATGCGGCGGGCTCGGCAACAAGATGGAGATAGACCCGGAACTTGTGATACCGGATAAGTCAAAGGCGGTCCTGGACGCGGTAGATGCCTGGCGGCGCGGAGGCAAAGGGCTTTATATATATTACAGGCGCCTCCTGCGTTCCCTCGCGCACAGGCATAACTTCGACGTCGAAACGCCTTTCAGGGACCTCCCCAAAGATATCAAAAAGATAGTCCTTTACGGCGAAGGGAACGACGGCGGGTGGGGCTCTTTCGAGGGCGTTGTGCCGAACCTCGAGAGGCGTTTCCGGGAGACGGAGAGCGAATTTATAAAGACCGAGATAAATAAGTACATGTCTGTCCTGCCTTGTCCCGCATGTAAAGGCACGAGGTTAAAGGCGGAGAGCCTCTCCGTCACCATCGCGAAGAAGAACATAGCCGGGGTCTGCGCCCTCTCCATAAAAGACCTGAAGACGTTCTTTGCGCGTCTCTCTTTGAGCGGGACGCAGTCGGAGATCGCGCACCAGGTGCTGAAAGAGATACGTTCACGCCTCCAGTTCATGGTGAACGTGGGGCTCGATTACCTGACGCTCGACAGAAGGAGCGGCACTCTCTCCGGAGGAGAGGCGCAGCGGATACGGCTTGCGACCCAGATCGGCTCCGGCCTCGTCGGGGTTATATATATCCTGGACGAACCGAGCATAGGGTTGCATCAGAAGGATAATTCGAAACTGCTCGATACGCTGATCGCTCTCAGGGACCTGGGGAACACCCTTATAGTAGTGGAACATGACGAGGCAACGATACGGAAGGCGGATTACATCATAGACCTGGGGCCGGGCGCAGGTGAGCACGGCGGCCGGATAATCGCCAGAGGGTCGCTAAAAGATATACTCGATTCCAAAGATTCGCTGACAGGCAAGTATCTGAGGGGGGAATCGAGTATCCCCGTCCCGCGCGCAAGACGGCTCCGTGATGACAGGAGAGTGCTCACGATAACGGGCGCCGGAGAGCATAATCTCAAGAATATAGACGTTCATATACCTCTCGGCCTTTTTGTCTGCGTGACGGGTGTCTCCGGCTCCGGCAAGAGCACGCTCGTCGACGAGATCCTCTACAGGGCCCTTGCAAAGCGATTGTACAGGTCCAAAGAGAAGCCGGGCGCCCATAAGAAGATAACGGGTATAGAGCATATCGATAAGGTCATCGTGATAGACCAGTCGCCGATAGGCAGGACGCCGCGCTCGAACCCGGCTACATATACGGGCGCTTTCGCCCCGATACGCGACCTCTTTTCCAGGCTCCCGGAAGCGAAGGTGCGCGGCTACAGGTCCGGCAGGTTCAGTTTCAACGTAAAGGGCGGCAGGTGTGAAGCGTGCATGGGGGACGGGATAAAACAGATCGAGATGCATTTCCTGCCCGATGTCCATATACAATGCGAAGTGTGCAAGGGTAAACGGTTTAACGAACAGACGCTCAATATCAGGTATAAAGGATATTCGATCGCCGATGTCCTTGAGATGTCGGTCGAGGACGCGCTCGGTATATTCGAGAACGTGCCGTCCGTAAGGAATAAGCTGAAGACGCTCTATGAGGTGGGCCTCGGCTACATAAGGTTGGGGCAGTCGGCGACCACCCTTTCCGGAGGAGAGGCACAGAGGATAAAACTTGCCACAGAGCTCTCCAGGACGTCGACGGGGAGGACATTCTATATACTTGATGAACCGACGACCGGGCTTCACTTTGCGGACATAGAGAAGCTCCTGGGTGTATTGCATGCGCTCGTGGAACAGGGCAATACGGTCCTGGTGATAGAACATAACCTCGATGTGATAAAGACGGCGGATCATATAATCGACCTCGGGCCGGAGGGCGGGGACGACGGCGGAGAGGTGGTCGCTGAGGGTCCTCCCGAAGAGATAGCGAAGACGAAGGCGTCGTATACGGGGAAGTATCTAGCCGAGGTATTAAAATAACGTAGGGTATAGGGTATGGGGTATAGGGTATCGGGTATAGGGTATAGGGTGAAGGTATGGGCGGGAGCGATCGCGGTCCTTTCAGCCATCTTATGCTCATCCTCCGCCGTATTTGCGGAGGAGGGGCAGGAAGAGAACGATATCATATTTGTGAAGAAGGCTTTCAGTGACGGATTCTACGACCTGGCGCAGGAGCGCATAGAGAGTTTTCTCGCTTCATATCCCCGCACATCCCATCTCTATGAGATGCACCTGCTCTTGGGCAGGTGCTTCTATTATCAGAACAATCCCGCAAAGGCCCTCTATGAATTTGACATAGTCCTCGCTGCCCCCGCGGGGGCAGCGCTGCAGGACGAGGCGTTATACTGGGAAGGCGAGGTCTATTTCAGGAGCGGCGATTTCAGGAAGTCACTGGAGCTTTATCAGAAGGTGATCGATAATTTTCATTCGTCAAAGTACGGCGGGTATGCCCTTCACGGCAAGGCGTGGGCGTATTACCGGCTCGGTTTCTTTGAAGAGGCGATAAAGTCGTTCCGCGAGGTGGTCGCCAGATATCCTTTCGAAAAGATAGCCGTGGAGTCGCAGTTCAAGATAGGAGAATGCAGCCACCTCCTGGGGAAGTACGACGAGGCGATACGGGAACTGAAGGAATTTATAGATAAATTCCCGGTTTCCGAGAGGGTCGCGGAGGCCCATTATATGATCGGCGAGTCCGATTTCTATCTAAGCAACTATCGCGAGGCCGTAGTCTCCTTCAGGAAGGCAACGGCCATCTCGCCCAAGGCGAAGTGGGCCCCTTTCGCTCTTTACAGGATAGGCCGCTGCCTATTTCATCTGGGCGATTACGCCCAAAGCGCGGTGGAATTAAAGAATTGTCTTACAAATCCCGAGAACGACCTGCTCGCCAGCCTTTCGTACCTGGGCCTGTCCCAGGACTATGAGGCCATGGGCCTTTACGATAACGCCATAGAGGCCTGCGACGATATCATACAGAAATACGGTAATAGCGACGCAGCGCCGGAGGCATACTATAGAAAGGCGAAGCTATTATACGACCGGAAGAAATACAAGGATGCGGAGATCGCGTGCCTGGAGGCCATCGAAAAGTTCCCGAAATCGGAATATATCGACGAATTCCACTACGTGCTGGGACTGGCGTATGGGATGCTGGGTGAGGACGAAGAGGCGATCGCGGAGCTGGGATGGGCGGGGGCGCACTCGAGCGATGTGAACCTTGCTTCGTCGGCCCTGTGCAAGATAGGCGATATATACATAGACAGGAAGGATCTTAAGGAAGCGGCAAAGAATTTCGAGATAGTCCTGAGAGAGCACCCCGACAGCCAATGGGCCGATTACGCGCAGTACCAGCTGGCCAGCATATTCCTTTGGACCGACAGCTTCGACCAGGCGATCCTGGCTTACCAGAGCGTGATCACAAATTTTCCCGATACGACACTCAGGGAAAAGGCGGTCTTCCAGCTGGGCATGGCGTATTTCAAGCGCAGGGATTTTGAGCACGCCTCAGCCGAATACGGGAGATCGATCGAAGAATTCCCGGACGGCGAGATGAAGGACCGGGCAAGATTTTATCTTGCCAATTCACTGTACAATCTAAATAGGTTCGAGGAGGCGCTCGAGGCATTCAAAAAGGTGGCAAAGGAAACGCCTTCCGAAGAGCTGAGGATGACCTCGCGCTACCAGATCGGATGGTGTTATTACAACCTGCACAAAGAGACCGAGGCCGCAGACGAGTTCGGCCGTTTCCTGAAAGAGTACCCCGGTTCAGATATGGCCTCCGATGTCTATTTCTGGTTCGGCGAATACTACAGGGCGAAGGCGCGGTACGACAAGGCGAAAGAATATTTTGAGGCCGTGATGAAAGACCGCGCGTCGGGCGATATCGCAGACCAGGCGTTATACCAGCTGGCGCAGACCCTCGCCGTTGAGGGGAAAGGGGATGAGGCCATAGCGCGTTTCAAGGAACTGGCCGTACGGTCTCCCGGGGGCCCGCTCGAGAATACCGCATATCGCAAGATCGCCGCCATGGAAAAAGAGAGAGGCAACTTCGATTCCGCCATATCTTATTTCAGGAAAGCCATAACCGCGGAGAACAGTGAGCTCAACGCGCAGATCGAGTATGAGATCGCCGAATCGCTCGAAGGGAAAGGTGCGTATGCCGAAGCCGCCGAGGAATATCTGAAAGTCCCCTACCTGTATTCCAAGTGGTCATTCTGGTCCGTGCGCTCGCAGCTTAAATGCGCTCAAATTTTTGAGCGGCTTGAGAGATGGAACGACGCAAAGAAGATGTATGAAAAACTCGCGGGCATGGATGTCGAGGAGTCGAAATTCGCGAAAGACCGTCTCGAATGGCTGAGGTGGAGAGGGGAGAAGTAAGGAACTTTACGAGGAGGATGTTATGTGGGATATGATACAAAAGGGCGGGCCGATGATGTACCTGATAATGGTATCGTCGGTGCTGGCATTTGCCGTATTCATCGAGCGGTTGTACCACCTGAACAGGGCCCGCATAGATGCCGATAAGTTCATGGACGACGTCACGAATATTTTAAAGAGGAACAGGATAATAGAAGCTATAGAGATGTGTAATTCTACACCAGGCCCGATCGCCCATATAGTCAAGGCGGGCATCCTGAAGCACGACAGGTCAAAACCGGAGATAAGAGAGGCCGTCGAGGAAGCCGGGCAGCTTGAGATACCGCGGCTGGAACGCCACCTCCCTGTGCTGGCCACCATCGCGCATATAGCCCCCCTCCTGGGGCTCCTCGGCACGGTCACAGGGATGATACGGTCTTTCCAGGTGATACAACAGAAGACGCTTTCCATGGTGCCGGTAAATCCGGGAGACCTGGCCGGGGGCATATGGGAATCTCTCCTGGCGACGCTCGCGGGCCTCTCCGTAGCCATACCGACATACGTTGCCTATAACTATCTGGTGAGCCAGGTAGGCGGCCTCGTATACGATATGGAGAGGAGCGCCACGGATCTCGTGAACCTGCTCTCCTCGCGAAGGGACACGTATGAGGTTTAAGACCCGTCTGAAGATAGAGAAGGGCCTTCTGGACATGACGCCGTTACTCAACGTCTTCTTCCTTCTTCTTATCTTCTTTCTCTTCACATCAAGTTTCATATTCCAGCCCGGCATAAGGGTGAACCTCCCCAAGGCAGTGACGAGCGAGGTGATACCGCAGGAGAATGTCGTGATCGTCATCACCAGGGACGATAAGGTCCATTTCAATGACCGCGAGATGTCGCACGACGAACTAGTTTCAAACTTAAGGATAATAGCGAAAGAGAAGGCGTCCCTTCTCATAAAGGCGGACAGCAGGGCCTCCCTGGGTCGTATCGTAGAGATATGGGATATGTGCAGGTCAGAAGGCGTCTCCCAGATAAACATAGCAACGCACCAGTGAAGATATGGTCAGGATGATAAAAGACAGGATCTTTATAACCGCGTTCGCAGCGTCGCTGGTGTTGCACGTATTCTGGCTATCTATGGTAACGGTGGTATCGCCCCCGGTAGACGCGAAGAAGACAAGGTTCTCTAAGGTGGCTTTCCTGGGTCCCATACTTGAGAGGGGTGTCTTTAAGGTCGGCATCGGACCGCGGGAGCGCACGTTCCTGGAAGAACGCTATTTCAAGAATATCAATAGCATCGAAACGTCTTTTTCGGATAAAGTCAAGACGGCCCCGGCAGCGGTTTTTCGCCCGACGCCCGCTAAAGGGGATGAAAATAGAGCGGACAGGGAGAGGTTACTGGACCTTGTGGAAGGCGCGGTAACCGGTCATAAAGCGGAACCGTCTTCTTTAATAGAATAGTTGTTATTCTCTTATAATTATGATAAAATTAGATATATCGGCATTGATCTTTTTCTATATGCTCTCATCGGCCGTCATCATCCTGATCGTATGGGCGGTATCCGGCGAGAGGAAGAGGGGACGCAGCGCGGGTAAAGAAGCGGGTTATATCTGGAAGTGCTCGGTCTGTTTTCATAATTACATCGATTCAAAACATGAGGATATATCTCTCTGCCCGGTATGCGGCAGTTACAACAAAAAAGAGGGGGTGGACGTATGATCACCGAGATCGGTATTACCGCCGGAGACATTTGGCACTATCTTGACACTCACGGGAAGAGTTCTCTGGACCAGATCGTTATGGGCATCGCTACCGAGAGGGACCGGGTTCTCATGAGCATAGGCTGGCTTTCCCGGGAAGGCCATATTATAGTGGAAGGGAAGAGCCCTAATTACCAGGTATATCTGCGGGGAAGATAATACGAGAAGGGGGATGTATGGAAGAGAAGAGGAGCCTCAGGGATGAGGAGAAAGTACCGATAGTAGCCCCTCTGAAAGTATTGGGTCAGAAGACCATCAATAAGCGTTTCGGATGGTGGTCCGCGGTCGTCCTGCTTGAAAGTTATGGAAGAAAGCAGGTATGCTTCTACCTGTGGCAAAAGAAAGAAGACGGCGGGTGGAAGAGGAAGCAGAAGTTCGCGATCCATAACCAGGAGGACTGGGAGCTGATCCAGGATGCCGTTAACGGCATGATAGGGGAGCTGACGTAAGGCGGACGCTCACTGAACGATTTCCCGAAGATGTATCACGATGCCGCGCAAGAGGATTGCTCTATATCCCGATGGTAACGCCTCCGGCATCGGTACCCGCGTATTTCCGACCTCAAATAACCGATAATTTTCCTAGAGACGCATATGGGCAAAGGGCATATTATAATACTGGTCACCTGCGGATCGATGAAAGAGGCCGATACTGTCGCAAGTTCGCTCCTGAAGAAGCGCCTGGCGGCGTGCGCGAATATAATAGACGGGGTGCGGTCGCGGTTCTGGTGGCAGGGGAAGGTCGACTCTGCAGACGAGGTGCTCGTCCTTTTTAAGGCGCCCGCCGGTAATTTCCGGGCTATCGAGAAAGAGGTGAAGCGCCTCCATAGTTACGATGTGCCGGAGATCATTGCGATACCGATCACAGCCGGGAGCAGGGAATATCTCAACTGGATAGACGAAAGCGCGGGCTAGAGATTTAGCTTGTAAAAAGGGGTAGGATTTTTTATCATATACCTTATGTAGCTCGGGGCCGTAGTAAAGCGGGATTACGCAGCGTTCGCAACGCTGAATCACGGGTTCGATTCCCGTCGGCTCCACCATATTACGTGGTGTTTACGGGCAGGTTATAAGGTAACTTATAGGAGAATCGAAGCCCGCGAGCGCCGAGCGAAGCGAGGAAAAGGCCTCTGGCCGGCAGCGAGCGGACTGGCTACGCAGGCGGCCTCTGGACGCCGAAGTAGCCGATTCCCGTCGGCTCCACCATCCTGCTTCGCCATTCAATGAGAAAAAACTCGGGTATGGCTTCACAGAGATTACGGCAGGTTATGATGAATAAACCGATCTTATTCTTAACCTTAACCCTAACCCTGGCCTTAACCTTTTCATCATATGCCTCCGACACCAAGCAGGCGGACCTGGCCGGCAATTGGTATCCCGCCAACAGAGAGGAGCTGATATACCTCCTGGGCGGTTATCTGGAAAGCGCCGATCCGGATGATGTAGAAGGGGAGATATTCGCCATAATAGCGCCCCATGCCGGCTACAGGTTCTCAGGTCCCGTTGCCGCCCATGCCTTTAAGGCTGTACGCCGGAAAGCGGTGAAGACGGTCATCGTAATAGGGTTCGCCCACCGGAAGTTCTTTGACGGCATATCTATATATGACAGGGGGAGCTTTACGACCCCGCTCGGCGAGCTTTCCGTTGACACGGAACTTGCGAAGAAGATAAGCGCCGGGAACCCGAAGATATCGTACTACCCGGACGCCTTCAGCGGCGAAAATTCGATAGAGATGCAGCTCCCGTTCATACAGATGGTCTTCGGTGATGCCAGGATCGTGCCCATAGCCTTCGGCAATCAGTCGTATGAATATGCCGTTATCCTCGCAGATGCCCTGAGCGCCGCCTTAAAAGAGAGGGATGATTGCCTCATCGTTGCCAGTACGGATATGTCACACTACCATCCGTATGAAGAGGCGAAGGCCATCGATAGCCATGCGATACGCCTTCTCGAATCGAAGAAGGTGAAGGAGCTATATGATGAAGTGAGCCTCCGTATATGCGAGTTTTGCGGGGTCCTTCCCGTCGCCGCCACTTTACTCGCCGCGGAGAAACTGGGTTTCGGGGATATCAGGATATTGAAGTACGCCAATTCCGGAGATACGTTCGGTCCTAAGGAAGATGTAGTGGGATATGTGAGCGCGGTGATATACAAAAAGTCACCAGTCACCGGTCACCAGTCACCAGCGGGGACGAATTATAAGCCGCGGGGCTCGGAAGACGGGAAGGGAGAAGGGAAGATGCTCAATGAGACACAACGAAAGCGGTTGTTGCAGATAGCGAGGGAGTCGGTCACGGGTTTTGTGAGAGACGGGAAGAGGAGACGCTTTACCGAAAGCGATCCCGTGTTGAATATGCCCATGGGGGCGTTCGTGACCCTTCATGAGGGCGGAGAGCTGAGGGGGTGCATCGGCAACATGATAGGCCAGGGACCGTTATATCAGACCGTGGCGGATATGGCCATTGAGGCAGGAACGGGTGATCCCAGGTTCCCGGCGGTCTCTTCCGCGGAACTTGATAAGATAGAGATCGAGATATCTGTCCTTTCTCCGATGAAGAGGGTCTCGGGGCCGGATGAGATCAAAGTGCCGGGCCACGGCGTCATCGTAAGGCAGGGGGGCATGAGCGGCGTCTACCTGCCCCAGGTCGCCGAGGAGACCGGGTGGAGCAAAGAAGAGTTCCTTACGAGCCTCTGTGCGCATAAAGCGGGTCTTGCGCCCGACGCGTGGAGAGATCCGGCAACAGAGATGTACGTATTCACAGCCGAGGTATTTGGCGAGAAAGGGGGAAAAAGGTGAAGAACAGGAATTTGATCATAGGCATAATAGTCGCAACGGTAGTGCTTGTAATATTTTTGGCGATGCAGGGAAAACCGGCGAAGAAGGCCGTAAAGAAGGCGGTCCCCGCGGCGGGAAAGGCACAGCCCGGTCTACCCGCCAAGAAGGCGATATCCAAAGATAAAGGAGCGCTTACGGTAAAGGCGACCGATTCGAAGGGCAAAGAGGTCAACGTCAGGATAAAGGCATTCAGGTCGTATGACGCCAGGTCAAGTTTATATGATACCTCCTTTGCGGCAAACAGGATGCAGGAGCTTTCACCGGGCAATTATGACCTTGAGATCGAGACGACCCCGGCCAAGATATATAAAGGCGTCAATATCGCCAAAGGTAAAGAACATGTAGAGGATCTCGGCGCTATCACCGGCGCCGTACTGGTAAAGGCGACGGATTCCAGGGGAAAGGCGGCCGCATATCCGGTGAGGGCCGTATATTCCAGGACGACCTTGATGGTCGCGAGCGGCACTATGAACAGGCCCCTGGAGCTTGTGCCGGGTGCGTACGATATAGAGATATGGACGGCCCCGCGCCAGCTTCGCAGAGACGTAAAGGTCGAAGCGGGGAAAGAGAATCTTATAGATCTCGGCTGCGCTACAGGGTCCCTCATAGTGAAGACCGCGGACGAGAGCGGTAAAGCGGTAAAGAGCAATGTAAGGGTGACGAGGCCGGAGAACGGCGAAGCCGTATTGTCGGGAAAGGACGGACAACCGATGGAGCTCCTGCCGGGCATCTATGATGTCGAGACGATGGCAGGGCCAAGGCATGTGAAGAAAGGTAATACCGTAAAGGCGGGCGAAGAGACGGTAGTGGAATTGATCATACAGGCGCCCAAACCCGCACCTGCGGCTGCGCCGGCAAAGCCGAAAAAGTAAGGCAGTTCGATATATGGGCAGATTTTACGTTCCGCCGGAGGCGGTTAAAGGGAAGACCGTTATCATAAGCGGGAGAGAGGCGCATCATATCATAAACGTGATGCGCCTCAAGAGATCAGACGGTGTCGTTACGTTCGACGGATCCGGCAGGGAGTATGCCGGCATAATAAAGGATATAAGGGGAAAGACCGTAGAGGTCGAGATAATATCGACGCGGGAGCCCGTGCGCGGAACAGGCCTTCAGGTCACGCTCGTCCAGGCGCTCCCCAAGAAAGAGAAGATGGACTATATAGTGGAGAAAGGGACTGAACTGGGTGTCGCTTCCATAATACCGGTGATGACCGAGCGGACCATAGTCGACTGGGACGGTCCCAGGAGACAGGGCGCGGTCGCGCGGTGGCGTAAAATAGCGACCGAGGCCGCAAAACAATGCGGGAGGGCCGACATCCCCCTCATAGCCGATGTGACGGAGCTTAAGGGGTTCTTTAACGCGCCGCCGGAGCGCGACGCGGGTATTATAGCCGCACTGAGCGAAGATGCCGCACCCCTTAAGGAGGTCCTGGGGGCGTACCGTTCCGCCCGCCGCATATCCGTTCTGATAGGGCCCGAAGGTGACTTTACGCCCCATGAGATCAAAGAGGCAAAAGACAAAAAATTCAGGGTGGTTAACCTGGGGCCGCGTGTCCTGAAGAGCGACACGGCAGGGCTTGCGGTCCTGGCGATCATTGACTATGAACTATCAGGCCGGACAGTATAAAAGATTCTTTATAAAGACGCTTGGCTGCAAGGTCAACCAGTACGAATCCCAGGCTATCAGGGAGGACCTTGTAAGGAACGGCTTCAATGAGTGCGTCGCGGAAGATACCGCGGATATATATATCGTAAATACATGCACCGTCACAGGCAAAGCGGATAAGGAGTCCCGCCACTGGATAGGCCTCTTCCATGGCCTGAATCCCGGCGCCCGGATAGTCGTGACCGGTTGTTATACGGAAAAGAACGCGCATGAGCTGGCGGCCATGCCGGGCATATCGCACATAGTCAGGAACAGCGATAAGAACCGCATGGGGGAGATACTCGGCTCCGGAGGAGACCGCTTAAGGCCTGCCGCGCCGCTTGCGATCAGCGATTTCAAGGGACATTCGAAGGCGTTCGTCAAGATACAGGACGGATGCGAGAATTCCTGCTCTTATTGCAAGGTGCCTTCGGTCCGCGGACCGCTTACATCAAGACCGCTGAACGAGATATTGGAAGAGGCCCGGCGTCTCGTAGAGAACGGTTTTAAAGAGATAGTCCTCACGGGTATATGCCTGGGCGCATGGGGGAAAGACCTTGCCTCTAACGCCATAGCCGAAGAGATGGGGATAGCGGCCATGGGCCTTACGGATCTCCTGAAGGAACTCGACAGATCCCCCCGCGATTTCAGGATACGCCTGAGCTCCATAGAGCCCAGATACATCACCGGCGAACTCATAGAGTTCATGTCAAAAAATAAGAGGATCTGCCGCCATCTGCATATACCTTTCCAGTCCGGGGACGATGAGGTGCTCAGGCGGATGAATAGGCCGTACACCGCGGGCTATCAGAGAGACCTGGCGGCCAGGATCAGGCACGACATGCCGGACATAGCCATAA
This DNA window, taken from Candidatus Omnitrophota bacterium, encodes the following:
- the mtaB gene encoding tRNA (N(6)-L-threonylcarbamoyladenosine(37)-C(2))-methylthiotransferase MtaB → MNYQAGQYKRFFIKTLGCKVNQYESQAIREDLVRNGFNECVAEDTADIYIVNTCTVTGKADKESRHWIGLFHGLNPGARIVVTGCYTEKNAHELAAMPGISHIVRNSDKNRMGEILGSGGDRLRPAAPLAISDFKGHSKAFVKIQDGCENSCSYCKVPSVRGPLTSRPLNEILEEARRLVENGFKEIVLTGICLGAWGKDLASNAIAEEMGIAAMGLTDLLKELDRSPRDFRIRLSSIEPRYITGELIEFMSKNKRICRHLHIPFQSGDDEVLRRMNRPYTAGYQRDLAARIRHDMPDIAITTDILTGFPGETDGEFRNTLDFLRDILPARTHIFTFSRREGTPAYNMAPQVAPHIVRQRYCALKVFALTSAYLYRERFLGKRLDILVESKRDKESGLLTGYSDNYIRVLFDGPEALMRKITPVRVEYVNMMRSTGIYEPG
- the amrB gene encoding AmmeMemoRadiSam system protein B; its protein translation is MMNKPILFLTLTLTLALTFSSYASDTKQADLAGNWYPANREELIYLLGGYLESADPDDVEGEIFAIIAPHAGYRFSGPVAAHAFKAVRRKAVKTVIVIGFAHRKFFDGISIYDRGSFTTPLGELSVDTELAKKISAGNPKISYYPDAFSGENSIEMQLPFIQMVFGDARIVPIAFGNQSYEYAVILADALSAALKERDDCLIVASTDMSHYHPYEEAKAIDSHAIRLLESKKVKELYDEVSLRICEFCGVLPVAATLLAAEKLGFGDIRILKYANSGDTFGPKEDVVGYVSAVIYKKSPVTGHQSPAGTNYKPRGSEDGKGEGKMLNETQRKRLLQIARESVTGFVRDGKRRRFTESDPVLNMPMGAFVTLHEGGELRGCIGNMIGQGPLYQTVADMAIEAGTGDPRFPAVSSAELDKIEIEISVLSPMKRVSGPDEIKVPGHGVIVRQGGMSGVYLPQVAEETGWSKEEFLTSLCAHKAGLAPDAWRDPATEMYVFTAEVFGEKGGKR
- a CDS encoding 16S rRNA (uracil(1498)-N(3))-methyltransferase, coding for MGRFYVPPEAVKGKTVIISGREAHHIINVMRLKRSDGVVTFDGSGREYAGIIKDIRGKTVEVEIISTREPVRGTGLQVTLVQALPKKEKMDYIVEKGTELGVASIIPVMTERTIVDWDGPRRQGAVARWRKIATEAAKQCGRADIPLIADVTELKGFFNAPPERDAGIIAALSEDAAPLKEVLGAYRSARRISVLIGPEGDFTPHEIKEAKDKKFRVVNLGPRVLKSDTAGLAVLAIIDYELSGRTV
- the cutA gene encoding divalent-cation tolerance protein CutA; its protein translation is MGKGHIIILVTCGSMKEADTVASSLLKKRLAACANIIDGVRSRFWWQGKVDSADEVLVLFKAPAGNFRAIEKEVKRLHSYDVPEIIAIPITAGSREYLNWIDESAG